From Pan troglodytes isolate AG18354 chromosome 9, NHGRI_mPanTro3-v2.0_pri, whole genome shotgun sequence, the proteins below share one genomic window:
- the LOC107967334 gene encoding olfactory receptor 4A5 has protein sequence MRQNNNISEFVLLGFSQDPGVQKALFVMFLLTHLVTVVGNLLIVVTIIASPSLGSPMYFFLACLSFIDAAYSTTIPPKLIVDLLCDKKTISFPGCMGQLFIDHFFGSAEVFLLVVMTCDRYVAICKPLHYLTIMNRQVCFLLLVVAMIGGFVHSAFQIVVYSLPFCGPNVIDHFGCDMYPLLKVACTDTYFIGLTVVVNSGAICMVIFTLLLISCGVILNSLKTYSQEKRHKALSTCSSRITVVALFFVPCIFVYVRPVSNFPTDKFMTVSYTIITHMLSPLIYTLRN, from the coding sequence ATGAGACAGAATAACAATATTTCAGAATTTGTCCTCCTGGGCTTTTCTCAGGATCCTGGTGTGCAAAAAGCATTATTTGTCATGTTTTTACTCACACACTTGGTGACAGTGGTGGGGAACCTGCTCATTGTGGTGACTATTATTGCCAGCCCTTCCTTGGGTTCCCCAATGTATTTCTTCCTTGCTTGCCTGTCATTTATAGATGCTGCATATTCCACTACCATTCCTCCCAAGTTAATTGTAGACTTACTCTGTGATAAAAAGACTATTTCCTTCCCAGGTTGCATGGGCCAACTATTTATAGACCATTTCTTTGGCAGTGCTGAGGTTTTCCTTCTGGTGGTGATGACCTGTGATCGCTATGTGGCCATCTGTAAGCCACTGCACTATTTGACCATCATGAATCGACAGGTTTGCTTCCTTCTGTTGGTGGTGGCCATGATTGGAGGTTTTGTGCATTCTGCGTTTCAAATTGTTGTGTACAGTCTCCCTTTCTGTGGTCCCAATGTCATTGATCATTTCGGTTGTGACATGTACCCATTACTGAAAGTGGCGTGCACTGACACCTACTTTATAGGCCTCACTGTTGTTGTCAATAGTGGAGCAATctgtatggtcattttcaccCTTCTGTTAATCTCCTGTGGAGTCATCCTAAACTCCCTTAAAACTTACAGTCAGGAAAAGAGGCATAAAGCCTTGTCTACCTGCAGCTCCCGCATTACCGTGGTTGCCCTCTTTTTTGTACCCTGTATTTTCGTATATGTTAGGCCTGTTTCAAACTTTCCTACTGATAAGTTCATGACTGTGTCTTATACCATTATCACACACATGTTGAGTCCTTTAATATACACGTTGAGAAATTAA